The Xyrauchen texanus isolate HMW12.3.18 chromosome 13, RBS_HiC_50CHRs, whole genome shotgun sequence genome contains the following window.
CTGCATTTATATCGCGGGGTGATTTTTTGttttactgaatatatatattttttttttcagtcaattatttttttatgatataaaAAATGGAAATCTGCcataaattagtttaaaaaaaataataatttcagtaaCCACAAACGACTGTGAATGGCCAATCCTTAGCAGCGTGGTGAAAATTAACAGATACCATGTAGCATAGCCGCCCATATCAAACTGTGGCGCATCAGCAATATTCGAAACTTGGCTCTGTATCCGCTTATTCTTTGTCTGTAGTTATAGTCCATGCAGATTAATAAGGTTTAAAAAATAGTATGCTTTAGGCTACATTTAACTGTTCCGAAATGCAGGATATAACATAAACCACTATAATTTATTCAAACTCCCTCTGTTGTTaatcattttggattttttttttaaaatttagttAAAATTTTATTCTGAATGAATTTCTTTGATGTATTTAATTACTATGCATATGCATGTtctacatttgtttaattttaaccCAAAGCAGCAATGTAATAAATCTGCAAGACGTTATTATGCTTCACCTCCAGAGGGAGCTAAAACCTAAactgttttcatatttttcagttttatttagcAAATTTCATTCTCACATATTCTGTATTTTTCACAACATTTTTCACTGATTGGAAATGAGATGAGCCgtgtgtctctgcagaacaaaaataggCATTTTCCAATCGGTGGACGTTTTCAAAACGGAATGGTTTTCATTGGATAGTTCCGAAACGTCCATCCCGGTTTGTAAATGCCCACTGACTACTTTATTAAGATCccttactttcattggatagttgaaaaaCGCCCATCCCGATTTATTGCTCCATAGAGACCTTATACTTCGAGTAGATAgatttaaatgtgatttaaatgtaaatgtgcccAACTGCAGAGACACCAATATATTTTCAaggtattttattttcaaaattttaaCATTGAATGTGATTAGGAGCAAAGCAAGTAAATGTATTTCTCCTTTTCATTACTAAAGGAAAGGCGAGACATCAAGGGATGCAGTAGGCTACATTCAAGGCTGAAGACAAATACACCTCAAAAGAGCAAGTACTGCAGCTTTCCAAAAAACAATTGCCAATGTTCTGCAGATACATGATCATTTGGAATGACCAGTCAGTGTTTTGTGCacctgaaatcaaacttttaaaataaatgtatttttgatggAATCATTTAAGCTTATGGGAGTTAATGATGGATGGaatgaacaaaaaggtgagagagggtagtctttgccccTTTACACACtgctaattgtttttgttttggcttgatttccaatataaatatctaaaactaatttaaaaccatGTACATTTAcagtgaatgtaatttagaggtatttttaaaagacgaTTTTGTCTGCTTTATTGAAGCAAGCACGTTTAATACTTCCTTTAAagtcaggcacaagctgaatagtcggttaagagctaatgattaatcattgcaataattgcccgaatagtcgaataatctttataataatcattagattagtcgattatcaaaataatcattagttgcagtcCTAATGCAAAGGTAACTTAAAATAGTGATTCATACAATGCAGTCACTTTCATTACTTTAAATAGCCAGTAACGGCTAACCTTTAAGCAGATGGTAGTACAGACTAAGCTatggtataatatatatatatatatcagggcaTAAGTTTACAAAACATGTCTGCTGGAGTTGACCATGCTGTGTATTACAGGCTTTCCCTCATCATATACTGTAGTGTTATATGCAAAGCATGCACAAGTCAAATGAGGTCACAATAACTTCTGCATAACACTTGTAACACACATGTAAAGATGCAGTTAATAGGAAAAGGTTTTTTATTGCCAAAACTTGTACCTTTAGTACATGCATCGTCAAATGCTGCTGCAAAATCAAAAATTAATGTTAAATTGAAAACATTGTTATTAAGTTAAAAATATTTAGTCACTAGAAACTGAACAGGTTGAGAAAATCTCATTACAGAAAGATGGGACCTTAactaaagtgttatatttgcatTTGATTCAAcctctaaatatacagtatggtTACTCTGATAACGTTAACATTCAGGTTTTATGTAAATCacatttcaatgaactttttattTTGCTACCCAAGAAATGtttttcaataattaaaaaaaaatttgtcaaaAGGGTTGTGGTTAACTAAATAATTGTCAGTTGTTCTGGGTTCTCCCAAACATTAAACACAATTATTAGCAGCACCAAAATGTACATTATGATGCAGACTTTTCTGATAATAGCAGGTGAAAACATACATTTATCGAAATGCTACAGGAAAcaaaataacagtaaaatataATTGTTGTGTTAGGGACCACCTGCTTTATATCAACACTGTAACATGGACAACTAATAAAAACTTATTTTATGCACTAAGCATAGTTCGAGTCCACAAATGGGTTCTTATTGGCATACTGGCTATTTGTTTTGGCCTGTTAAGGTAGTAATAACAAATATTAACATCAGCTTTCATTCTTCAATCTTTCTTTACAACTAGAACCTCCATTCATGCATGCAGTCCtggatataattattttatagacAAAGCCTTTAAATGCAGCAGCATGAAACATTGACTTTTCCCCTTCATCATTATCCAGTTCTACTTGAGAAAATTTACCATAACAGAACATTCAATGGAGATTTTATTTTCTGATCCACAATCACACTCCATTAGCAAATGTAGCATTGTTTTCCTGACTGATGCTCTCTTTGACTTCTAGGGGCAGTGAATCAAAAAGGTGGTCCTCTACAATGAGACAATTTCGTCGCAAAAGATGACACTGCCCAAGCTGTGCTGGCAGGCGATCCAGGCAGTTCCCCTTCAGCTCAAGATAAGTCAGCTGCAACAGCTGGCCAATTGTCTCTGGCAGCGAAGTAATGCAATTGTGCCCAAGAGACAAGGTACGCAACTTTGTGCATTTGAACATCTGCTTGGGAACCACTTCTACCTTGTTTCCTGTGATGGCAAAGTGCTGTAGATTCTGGAGAAAGCCCACATCAGGAGGAATAACTACAATTGAGTTATGACTGACATCCAGGTATCTTAATTTAAGAATATTAAACAGAGTAGTAGGCAAAGTCTCTAGTTTGTTATGGGAAAGATAGAGGAACTCTAGGTTTTTTACATGACTTATGGACAATGGAATGGAGATTATTTTATTGTGCCACAGTTTGAGGCAGTTAAGCCGTTTGAGGTGCTGAAAGCTGATGACCTCTTCAATGGTACGAATGTGGTTTGATTTCAAGTCCAACTCCTGTAGATTGGTCAAACTAAAAATTGCATGTGGTATCCTCTCCAGTTCACAATTATGGAGCTCAAGCTCAGCAAGGTTCATCATCTTTTTCAAGCTATTTAATACCACAAGTTTTGTGCCATCATTGTGTACCACAAGTTTGATCAGATGGGGTGATAAGTCTGTAATGTTAGTCGGAATCTTGGTAAGGTTGCTCTTGAGATGTAGGATCTTTAGATGCCTCAGGTCCCTGAGGGACTCCAATCCAATCATTTTATTATTCTCAGAGTTCAAGTTTCCCACCAAGTAAAGCTCTCTCAGGTTCTTTAGCATATAAACCCAAGTGGGAATCTCTGCTACGTCTGTAAACTTGACATGAAGGCACCGGAGGTGATCGCGGAGGAAACTGAATGCAGTCTGTTCAACTTTGGCAGGGCAGTGGTAAAAGTGCAACTCGTGGAGGTTGATCATCTGGGAAATTTTTGCTGTGATACGAGCCTCTGGGATGAGCTCTAGTTTCAGGACCTCTAAATCAGTGAGGTCAAAGACTGCATCAGGCACACCTGAAAGCATGAAAAGATGCAGCTCAAGCTTCTCTTGTGCATTGCAAGTCACATGTTGCCGTAGTTTCTCAAATGTCCACTCGTGGTTTAAGCTGATTTCCCGCAGTTTATTCTCGCTTACCTCTGAGAGAAAGACACCAAAACGTTTAGAGTACAACTGGTCATACTGGTCCACCATGTGAAGGAGAAAAGCAAAGTCATTCTTCACATCTGGAATATCACTAAAACTGCTTTCCTCTCTAACTTTCTCAAAGGAGTATTCTTTAAGAGGCCGCCTAAACAGCCAAAAAAGTGTGTAAATGCAAACCAAGCCATAAACAAAAATGAGGACAATGTAGCTAACAAGAAGCTTTTTCAACATGAAAGCCATGTTATGGGTACATTTAAATTTGGTGTATCCAGTTAAATGTTTAATATCTGGCTTACAGTCATGGTCAAAATGAATGGAGGTGACAAATGTCATAGTGTAACACAGGATCAAAATAAATTTGACTGTTTTTATAATAGTTTGAGCAACATAAAGTTTGTAGATGAAGTCACTATCCTCAACATGAGCACGGAACTTCCTCACTTTCTCAAAAAGGGCTTTAGCTTGCTCGCCATCCTTTTTATCAAGTATAGTCATGCTTGGGACTTCAATGACTGGCTTCTCTGCAGAAAACTTAATGCTAGATTTTGCAAGCATGGGTGTAGACTGATTTGGACTTCCCTCTTCACTGCTGGTGGAAAGATGCTTTGGTAATGTAGAGGCTCCTGTCAATCGCTGCTTATTCTCTTCGGAGTCTTCACAGGCGGTCTCAGACAATGCCTTGGTTGTCCAAGGAGACTCGAAACACTTAGCCAAAATAgacacaaaatgttcaattttgGAACTGGTCTTTGGATACTTGAACCAAAAGTTACTGCTTACCATAAGTACAATGGTGTGAATGAGAGCTAGATATGGAAAGTACTTTGAATACCACGGGAGGGCAACATGGTAGCACATCTGATTAACAAAGACATACTGCTGAAAATCCAGGTTTGTTCGTAGACCCATAGGCTGAGGATGACTGACAGCAGACGGGTGTGGGAAGTGTAGCTGGTGGACAACACTGTCGGTCTGTTCTTTACTTGTCAAAGGTGCAGCTGCCAATGTCACATGGCCTCCTCGCCCCCCTGAGCCAAAAGCTTTCTCTGGTTGCCTTTCTGTGGGTATGGAGTTCGGGTCTTCCCACGATTCCAGAACAGGAAGGCAAACCACCTGATCTTTGGTTAACTGCATGGTGCCTGCAAATATGGCCAGCATAAGCATGACCACACCCAGGTAATCCATAAAGACGTCCCACCATGGTTTCAGTATACGATAAGTTGGCTGGATGTCATTTAAAGAGGCAACTTCTGTGAGGGTAAACATTCCTatatgaaaacataaaaacaagtatttatatagttaaataaacattaacattttgtTAGGTTTCTTTATTCAAACAAAAAATCATAGTCAGTTGCTCCTATATTAAATAcaggtttgacacacacacaaaataatctcACTCAatttacatgaaaaataatgaCCAGCTGTAAGAACAGGTACACCACTAAAGATAACAAATGTCTCCTATTACTTGAGAGGCATCCTAGTGTCTCTTCCCTGTATCAGTTTCCAAAGCATAGAGCTTGATCAGTGCCCAAGTACTAAAGTACTGCATTAGACTGCCTTATTAGATTATCAGCCTTAGTGGGTCCACACTAAACTTCATGAAGATAATAGTGCTGTAGTGGTGAGTTTAGCCAAAGataatgttttctttaatatCAAGTTGCAAGTGTCCACTCTAATTGTCAGGCATTTTGCAGGGGTGATATTGATGTGTGCAGCTCTTCTTTCACATTGCTAAGACTTACTCATAAACATCCAATAGCCACAAGCGAATGACCTTTTCACTCTCAAGGATCAATTGACAGAATGTCATGATGattaattaacttttatttcACAAGGCCAATCAATCTGATAATTATGTTAATCAAAAACGGCAAGTTTTTGTCAGTATGTTATGATTATTGTTGAATGATTAAGTTATCTCCTTGAAGCAATGCGTTATCAGATTGCATATAGTAATACTTAATACCTTCAAAATATCTACAGTGTGGACTGTGAAGATCACTGTGTTAGTAAGGGGGAAAATGGGACATTTACAGCCTCTAAAAAAGGCTAGACTTGTTTTCCCAAGACAATCACATTCCTTCCATTTATCACACCAACTATTCAAGTCACAAGCAATTTGTTCTTTTGCTTTAACCATCCTACAGATCTTACCTTCAAGAGTTACAGAGACTTTGATGTTAACATCTCAACtgtaaggaagaagaaagaaactaaGTAGGATCATTTACAGTGATATGGAAAAAGAAATTCTGTTTAAAACACACTGAATGCTGAATCTTAGGCAGGGTATACTGTATGTAACAGATTAACTAATTAACACAGTAActgtttgcactaggtgtaaaaaTCACCTGCCACAAAGCATGGCTATTGCGTGGATGTGCTTTTTCATGCAGATGACCTGTGCTTAATTCTGTCTTTTGTCCCAGTTTTTCCCATGctttttcctgtctccactcttaatatttcctttaagactaataataataaataaataataatgaatatagaTATTGATTCattcacagtgatttggtcacagtcaAGGTCTTGGAGTTGAAAGGAaggtttgatctgggtaaaattaaccattgttttactatggTATTATTGTAGTCATGAATGTTTTTTTGGCAGAAGTCATAGTTTTATGATGTAACTTAATGCAATTACCAtaagttactacagtaatatggtgttaatatagtaaccatgtttaattgtgtgattactatgattttactacaaaatgccatggtgatactatggttactgtagtaaaaccaaggttaatttagtaaggttagggttagaggtaTGGTTTGATGTAGGGCATCTGctggactctaaataaacatagtaaaaatgctgcagtaatgccactatactgtatgttaatatgtatttatttttaatacattctctcccaatttggaatgcccaattctcactactcagtaggtcctcgtggtagcacagttactcacctcaatccgggtggcagaggacaagtctcagttacctctgcttctgagactgtcaatccacgtaTCTTATCGCCTGGCTCATTGAgcatgacaccgcagagtctctgcatgtggaggttcatgctactctccatgattcacacacaacttaccacatgcctcattgagagcgagaacctctaattgtgaccacaaggaggttaccccatgtgactctactctccctagcaaccgggccaatttggttgcttcggagacctggctggagtcactcagaacaccctggattcagactcacgactccagggatgtagtcagcgtcaatactcgctgagctacccaggccctgtatgttagtatttttattataattgtgcaaatagcatctaacactattgcacttagtgcaaagatgttttttgttgccattttcacttgcacttagtgcaaataggCTCTGCCTTAATAGTACAATCCTCCATTAAGAGCTGTAACTGCAGCTGACTTGGCCATCTCCTTTTCTCAGCATTAATTGCTCTGTAATTTGGGTCTATTTCACAATAGCTTTTTAGTGAAGTAAAATTGCCATAAACAACAATCACTACTTATGTGTTGCCAAGAGGTTAGAAAAGTACTAATTTCTTAAAATTCAAATCCAAATTCTGCCTGGATATTCCAACATGGTGAACTACTGTGGAAGATCTGTCATTTTTAAAAGACTAAACTTATGCTGAGCTCATCACTACTTTGATGGTTTTTCAGTgtcaacaaataataataatttcttgaAGTAAACAATTCATATAGGTCTACCAAACAAAGTAGAAATAGAGGACACAGCCACCAGCTAGACTGCTTAAAAATCAAGTCACCTAATAAAAGGCAAATCAGGACACCTTTATAACATGACTTCAGAAAACATCTGACCTCATAGACTTTCCCACAGTTTACCCAACCTAGTTTGCTAGCTATTGGTTCCGAAAACCATCAGCTGTGTGGAACATTtaatggacaaacacacacacactcacactgtagCTTTATGAGCTGTGGATCCGAGAAAGCTGATTGCAAATAGTTTGAAGAGTCTCTACAATATCCTGTTCCACTGCAACAGCAAACAAATctgagcatttaaaaataaagaaaactctTCTTGATTAAAATGTTTCCACTCCCTCTGCTTTGTCTATCACCCACATTATGGAGGCACTTTTCTATAGTACAGCCTTCACCAGGGCTATAACATTTTTATGGGTGGACCCCTCTCCCTTCACACCTTTATTACAGGGCAATCACTGTTTCAGACCTAACaagtgtacagttgaagtcagaagtttacatacaccttagccaaatatatttaaacagtttttcacaattactTACATTTAATCACAGAAATCATtccatgtcttaggtcagttaggatcactactttattttaggcATATGAAAAGTTAGAATAATAGTTgaaagaattatatatttcagcttttatttatttcatcacattcccagtaggtcagaagcttacctacactttgttagtatttggtagaaatgcctataaattgtttaacttgggtcaaatgtagcctttcacaagcttgcTGGAATTtagtcccattcctccagacagacctggtgtaactgagtcaggtttgtaggcctccttgcacacacgctttttcagttctgcccacaaatttggactgaggtcagggctttgtaatggccactccaataccttgagtttgttgtccttaagccattttgccacaattttggaggtatgcttgtggtcattgtctatttgtaagacccatttgcgactgagttTTAACTTCCTGATGTGtagagattttgcttcaatatatccacatagttttccttcctcatgatgcgatctattttgtgaagtgcaccagtccctcctgcagcaaagctcccccacaacatgatgctgccaccccatgcttcacggttgggatgggtgttcttcagcttgcaagcctcaccctttttcctccaaaaataacgatggtcattatggccaaacagttacatttgtgTTTGTACTTACCAAAAAGTATGATTGTTGTCCatgtgtgcacttgcaaactatagtctggccTTTTTATAGCGGTTTTGGaggagtggcttcttccttgctgagcagcctttcaggttatgtcgatataggacttgttttactgagGATATAGATACTTAACTACCTGTTTCCTCAAGcagcttcacaaggtcctttgctgttgttctgggattgatttgcacttttcacaccaaactatattAATCTCTTAGAGACAGAATGCATTTcattcctgagcagtatgatggctgcgttatcccatggtgtttatacttgtgttctGATGAACATGGTACCGTCAGGTGCTCcaaaaggatgaaccagacttgtggaggtcacaatattttttatgaGTTCTTGGCTGACgacttttgattttcccatgatttttatgtcaagcaaagaggcactgagtctgAAGGTGGAAGGAGTATGCTTCTGTTTTCACGTACAGtatataacatttttgaaaagcCTTTGTTTGAATGTGTTAATTTAGCAATTTAGTACAGCCCAACAGTCCCATAAAATAATAGGTCTATTAACAGGTTTGTCACAGGCTCACTAGTTTAGACTTTTTTCCTATACTCCATGCACTTTAACATATAGTAATTTGCTTTCAATTCCTTTTGTTTCACCAGTTTTTCTAATTTATAGACaaagaaatttgtattttttaaagttttgCTTGGACAATCTACATTCTTCATCTCTCTGTTCAAGTATATATGACacaatgtataattaaatatGCATCATGCCTCACCTCTGTCTCTGAGTAATATGCATACATGCTGGACAAAGCTAATCTACAATTGCATTATCTATTGTATAGCATTTACATCACATTGTAAAAATTATTCTTTGAATTATTGTCTGAATTATTGACTGAAATCAATCTTTTAAAGTGAATATAATAGTACCAACTATGACTCTGTGGTTCTATTAAAATGCTGATTTGTTTTTTGACCAGTTCAACAtgtcaaccaatggcatgagctcTGGGCAGGATAGGCAGTTTTTGTTCAAACAATGTCAGAAGTGGACTGAGTGGAAGCCACGGAAGGATtgtttaggaaacctgtttgaaaacaatcattaggCTACTCTTTTTATTCAATTTGGTGTGGCTAGTACTGCAGAAATTACTTAAACTTTAAACACAAATACGAGGCAGACAAATGACAGGGGGTATTATTTTCTCTAATCAAGATAGCAAACATCACAATTAAATAGGCTTCCACACAAACAGAACATTCCTTGAAATCCTTTATTTCTACAACATTACTTTTTAATCCAACCAGTATGGATTAGAGGGCTAAAATAATATCTGGGATTTAGGCTCATAAATCAGGTTTGCATAAGCAATTGTTGTTTTGTTGGTTATGAGCAGCCTCAGAACCTCACTTGGGTAACAACACTAACCCACAAATAACACAATTACTATCACACCTAACCTCAGTCTGAGCTTTTACCTCATAACTAGGTCATGTTTGCAGCTGTAATTCCCAATTGCTGGGTctctaaattttttttaaatgacatctctgataaccaatcatattttttcATGTTATCCTGCAGATTTTTTCATTGTTGGGGCAACCATATGTGTCCTAGTGGCACTCATATAAACTCACcaagcacattattaggaacactatggtccaaataaattacccgatgtggtcttctactgttgtagcccatctgcctcaaggttcgacgtgttgtgcagtCTGAGATACtaatctgctcactacaattatactgagatacagtagcctttctgtcagcttgaaccaggcgtttccgtctgcagaactgcctctcactggatgtttttggaatcattcagagtaaactctagagactgttgtgtgtgaaaatcccaggagatcagcagttacataaatactccaGCTCGTGtggcaccaaaaatcataccAACGTGATTAAAGATAAAAATGTGTTCCCCCACTCTGATGGTttttatgaacattaactgaagctcatgacccctatctgcatgatgttatgcacttcactgctgccacaggattggctgattagataattgtatgaataagtaggtgtacaggtgtttctaataaagtgcttagtgagtgtatgtcCAGAGatgataaatatatacatatatagatgtGCAAATTCTAAACTATAAATAGGTAAATATCAGCAGAGCCAAAACAGTACTGAATGCATGATGTAGGAACTGTTGAATATCTGTTCATTGCAACACCTGCTCAGAAATCAAATTCAAGATACCAAGGGAAGTAATACATATATAGTGCAAATAAATACAATCCCACAACCATAAATGTGTCTCAAAATGACAGCAAAAGGAACTGGTAAATCTAAACTGCATAAATTCACATTCTGATACAAAAATGACACTTGACAGCACAGGCTGTCAGGAACAACTTAAGTCCTGCTGCATGCACTTATAGGAATGGTCATGGTCAACAATAAATTGGGGGGAAAATCTGAAGAATTAAAcaaaattgtataatatataaattataacatcattttttttaaatatgtatgtcaacttaaaaaatatatgttatttCATTGTAATATTAATTACACATTTAACTTAAATAAATATCACCATTAATATGTCTATATTAAAAAgaaattacttatttatttatattatttacaagtGGCACTCCTAGTCCTCCATACCTATTAGAATTTATGcaatttgttatattgcagcaTGTGCAACTGTCTGTACAGTCAACATTGTGGCTCCTTGAGATAGTGTCAAAGCCATCTTGCTTAAAGTGCTCTGAACATCTCTACAAATACGACCTTAGGACACAGTCATGTTAAACAAGACACGCATGTTGATGCAATATTCCAAAAATGTCTGTGAAACATAACGTACAAACTTACTGTCTCATATAAACGTCATCGGCACTGACGTTTGAGAAATTCCGCCATGCGCTACCTTCATTCCCGAGAAACTGAACACATTTCGTCCAGTTGCCTTTGCGGGGACACTATTTGCGACAAATCTGCGCTTCGCTCTCCCTGGAGACGTCATTTTTGACGGCGTCCAGGCCATTGTGTTTAGACACCGGGTTAGCATTAGGGTGACGATATATAAACGACACGGCTTTACTCTCCGATCAGTCATAAACTACAACAGAACGCAATTTGCTGGACCGTACTGTAATATTCCCTACGAACGCAAACCGGTGACTTGTCATGTCTTCGTAGCTCTGTGCAGATTAACGCcactcaaaacaaaaaaatcataggAGAGCTGATGAAACTGTAGTGTTTAAACAGAAAAGTGACGGTGCAAAAGAGCAACTTACTATTAATTTACCAGAGAAGGCTTTACACACATGTGAGATTCTCGAGCTCCAGTCATTATTATGATAGTCAGTGCCGAGCGCACAGCAGCAGTCAACCAGTCTGCACCAGTTCTCTCTACACCACATCCGGCACATCTAACACAAACACAATTACAGGATTATACATACCTCAAACTAAAGCTATAATTTAAAAAACGCCAGAGCTTCCACGATATCCATGCTTGTGAAGTGATGAATGGGAAAAGTAATGTCTGACTGTAATAAACAGAAATACATTTCAGTCAGATTGAGGAAGTGTGTGTGGGCGGAGCTAAAGTTCACGGGGGGATTTACAGTCCAAACACCTGACTGTTGTTCCTAAGTTACTAAGCAACGAAACCCCATTTGTTGCACTTGAATAGACCATTTACGCAAAAACCGGAAATACGTCAAGGAAGTGTAAACCCATTTCCGGTGTAAGCTTTGTTGACGGAGAAATGGCAGCTACCGTTAGAGTGTTTTCGACTAGCCTGACTTGTCTTCCGAAGTTCACCAGCGCCGATGTGGTGAAGAGTGTGGAGATACATTCGTCCACTAAAGGGAACAAACTGGACAAGGGATATAAATTCTTCCACGAAGAGTTTATCCACAATTACCAAGGTAAGTAATCAAGAAATTGCTATAGCTAGCTTTAACCATATCACCGGTTACTCTGTTAACGTTAACTGTAAAGTAAGTAACTTAATGGTAAATCTTAGGTGTTGTGAATTTGTAATATAAGGTATAACACATCGCAGTGAATATGTCGTGTGTATGTTTAAGTGAGAGGGTATGAGATAACATAACAACCAGTAATTTGGTGAAGCTGTACTAGGTAAATGTTATTgacattgtgttgtgacttaacgTTAACGTTACGAAGTAAAGT
Protein-coding sequences here:
- the LOC127653847 gene encoding volume-regulated anion channel subunit LRRC8D-like, whose translation is MFTLTEVASLNDIQPTYRILKPWWDVFMDYLGVVMLMLAIFAGTMQLTKDQVVCLPVLESWEDPNSIPTERQPEKAFGSGGRGGHVTLAAAPLTSKEQTDSVVHQLHFPHPSAVSHPQPMGLRTNLDFQQYVFVNQMCYHVALPWYSKYFPYLALIHTIVLMVSSNFWFKYPKTSSKIEHFVSILAKCFESPWTTKALSETACEDSEENKQRLTGASTLPKHLSTSSEEGSPNQSTPMLAKSSIKFSAEKPVIEVPSMTILDKKDGEQAKALFEKVRKFRAHVEDSDFIYKLYVAQTIIKTVKFILILCYTMTFVTSIHFDHDCKPDIKHLTGYTKFKCTHNMAFMLKKLLVSYIVLIFVYGLVCIYTLFWLFRRPLKEYSFEKVREESSFSDIPDVKNDFAFLLHMVDQYDQLYSKRFGVFLSEVSENKLREISLNHEWTFEKLRQHVTCNAQEKLELHLFMLSGVPDAVFDLTDLEVLKLELIPEARITAKISQMINLHELHFYHCPAKVEQTAFSFLRDHLRCLHVKFTDVAEIPTWVYMLKNLRELYLVGNLNSENNKMIGLESLRDLRHLKILHLKSNLTKIPTNITDLSPHLIKLVVHNDGTKLVVLNSLKKMMNLAELELHNCELERIPHAIFSLTNLQELDLKSNHIRTIEEVISFQHLKRLNCLKLWHNKIISIPLSISHVKNLEFLYLSHNKLETLPTTLFNILKLRYLDVSHNSIVVIPPDVGFLQNLQHFAITGNKVEVVPKQMFKCTKLRTLSLGHNCITSLPETIGQLLQLTYLELKGNCLDRLPAQLGQCHLLRRNCLIVEDHLFDSLPLEVKESISQENNATFANGV
- the LOC127653855 gene encoding uncharacterized protein LOC127653855 isoform X2; the encoded protein is MAATVRVFSTSLTCLPKFTSADVVKSVEIHSSTKGNKLDKGYKFFHEEFIHNYQGFCNHIVAILYQTAHYSQLGLLAVPPPCLHKWLAKMAQTKNTGNPS